The sequence below is a genomic window from Campylobacter ornithocola.
GTTTTTAGCATTTTAGAGTATAAGAATTTTAATGCCTCTATATCATCCATTTGTGAAATAGCTGATCTAATTGCCCAAATTTTTTGAAGTTTTTCAACACCTTGAAGCAATTCTTCTTTTCTAGTACCTGATTTTATGATATTAATTGCAGGATAAATTCTTCTATCTGAAATATTTCTATCAAGAACAATTTCACTATTTCCTGTTCCTTTAAATTCTTCAAAAATCACTTCATCCATTCTCGAGCCTGTTTCTATCAAAGCAGTTGCTATAATGGTTAATGAGCCACCATGCTCTATATTTCTAGCTGCACCAAAAAAGCGTTTTGGTTTATGCAAGGCATTTGCATCAACCCCACCACTTAAGACTTTACCACTGCTTGGTGTAGCAGTATTATAAGCTCTTGCTAATCTTGTAATAGAATCAAGCAATATAACCACATCCTTACCTGTTTCTACCATCCTTTTTGCTTTTTCTATAACAAGCTCAGCTACCCTAACATGATTGTAAGCAGGTAAGTCAAAGGTAGAACTAAAAACCTCACCTTTAACACATCTTTGCATATCTGTAACTTCTTCAGGGCGCTCATCTACTAAAAGCACAATCAAATGAGCCTCTGGGTGATTTTTAGCAATAGCAGTAGCTAATTCTTTCATTAGCTCAGTTTTACCAGTTCTTGGAGGTGCTACGATTAGGCTTCTTTGCCCTTTTCCTATAGGGGCAAATAAATCAAGCATTCTACCTGTTAGCTTTAAAGGATCATATTCTAATTTTATTTTTTCAGTTGGAAAAATTGGAGTAAGATTGTCAAATAAAGGTCTTTCTCTAGCTTCTTTTAATGGAAGGTAATTAATTGCTTCAATTTTTAATAAAGCATAGTATTTTTCTTGATCTTTTGGTTCTCTAACTTGGCCGGTAACTATATCTCCAACACGCAGAGCAAATTTGCGAATTTGTGAGTTTGATACATAAGCATCATTTACACTATCGCTTAAATTTGAATCCATTCCACGCAAAAAGCCATAACCTTCAGGTGAAATTTCTAAAATTCCTGTAAAGAGTATAAAGCCACCTTTTTTTGTTTGTGCTTTTAGAATTTCAAAAATAAGATCTTGCCTTCTAAATTCTCTTGGATTTTCTATTTCCGCTTCATTGGCGATTTTGACTAGGCTTTCTAGATCAAGCAACTTTAAATCTTCTATCTTATAACCTTCCACTGGAATGTGTGTTCTTTGGTGTTGTTTTTTTTCTTTTGTATTTTCCATATATCCTCTAAAATGTAGAAAATGTAGTATTTAATAATGAATAAGAGATTTTATTCAAAAAAATGCTTTTTTGTCAAATTTTTAAAATTATAATATAGCTTTGTAAATAATTTTTAAAATTGTAATTTT
It includes:
- the rho gene encoding transcription termination factor Rho — its product is MENTKEKKQHQRTHIPVEGYKIEDLKLLDLESLVKIANEAEIENPREFRRQDLIFEILKAQTKKGGFILFTGILEISPEGYGFLRGMDSNLSDSVNDAYVSNSQIRKFALRVGDIVTGQVREPKDQEKYYALLKIEAINYLPLKEARERPLFDNLTPIFPTEKIKLEYDPLKLTGRMLDLFAPIGKGQRSLIVAPPRTGKTELMKELATAIAKNHPEAHLIVLLVDERPEEVTDMQRCVKGEVFSSTFDLPAYNHVRVAELVIEKAKRMVETGKDVVILLDSITRLARAYNTATPSSGKVLSGGVDANALHKPKRFFGAARNIEHGGSLTIIATALIETGSRMDEVIFEEFKGTGNSEIVLDRNISDRRIYPAINIIKSGTRKEELLQGVEKLQKIWAIRSAISQMDDIEALKFLYSKMLKTKSNEELLSIMNE